From the Manihot esculenta cultivar AM560-2 chromosome 14, M.esculenta_v8, whole genome shotgun sequence genome, the window TGATTGGCTGAAGGACTTGCAGCACATATGGACCAATTTTTCCATTCATAAAGTCTTGACATGCTCGTGGCAGTGACTAGATCTATTGGTTGGTGAAGTTCCACCTCCGCAGCGATGTATTCTTGCAACCCACCGAGATAAAGTTGTATTTTTTGATCCTGAGTGAGGCTTTCTGCTCGTGAAACAAGAACCTCAAATTGGCTTTGGTAGTCAGCAACCGTTCCTATTTGCTTTAATTTTGCTAGCTCTCCCAATTTATTACTACGGATTGGTGGCCCAATACGAAGATTGCATTGGTGTGAGAATTCCTTCCAAGTCGGATTAGGAACATCCTATAACAGAGCAATTCCCTCTAAGTGATAGGAGGCTAAGCTCACCTTTTCTTTCTCGGGTGTTAATTGATGGCGGAAAAAATATTGACAACGGTCAAGCCAACCCAAAGGGTCTTCTAGCCTATtgaagtgagggaagtcaagttTTGTGAATTTTGGCATAATTGAGTCTCCTCCAAAATTTTCAGAAACTGCCGCACCATAAATTTCCTATCTTTTCGTGTTTTAGTTTGACTTTCAACGCTTGAAAAGACAACTCCTTTGTCGATTCCAAGTCGAGACATATGGCATCCATTTTGGCGTGAAGTTGTTCAACTTTCTCATTTTTGGACTGGTTGGCTTGTTGCTCGGCTAAGAGTAAGTTGAAGAGCTTGTTAAGCTATTGTTGAATTGATTCGCCCATAACTAttgactctgataccaatttgttATGGTCCCTTGATACAGATCTAGTTATGAGTTCATGTGTTGAGGTATTTGGTTGGATGGGTGAAGGTTGTGAAGGATTTGAGGGTTTTTTCTTTCGCGGTCTATGTTGGAGATAATATTCAGATTCGTTAGGGAGAATCTGGACCTTTTGAGTTTAGAGTACTCAAAGACtttttctgaaaatttttcTTGTATCTTTTTTATTGAATTGTTGCACTTAAATACAAGAGGGAGATATAACCATCTTGCAAAAATAGGGAACCATTAAGAAATATGGAGGATCACCCTCCTACCACTAAGGAAAAACAAAAACTAAATTGCACTATTTACATCATGGGTTAACTACTAAGAACATGGCTAAACCACTTACTACATGACTCTTGAAAATAGGACAACTAATTTGCAAAAAAGCTAACTTGCATTATTTGCTAACATAATGCGTCACAAAAAACCTTAGACATAGAAAGACCATGATTTTTTTATGCTTTTTGCGTGCTTGTTTCCCAGGTTCATCCAGAAGGGAAATATGTTGTTGATATTGACAAAAATATTGATATCACAAAGATCACTCCATCAACAAGGGTTGCCCTCCGTAACGACAGCTATGTACTTCACTTGATCTTGCCAAGCAAAGTGGATCCATTGGTCAACCTTATGAAAGTTGAAAAGGTTCCAGATTCTACATATGATATGATTGGTGGTCTTGACCAACAAATTAAGGAGATAAAGGAGGTTTGTGGATATCTTACTCTGTTAAGGCAATTTAATCATTTAGTCTGTTAATTATGGCTTTCATGTTAATTAGTTGATTGGCTTCATGGGTAACCTGCTTTTTGTTATCCTTTTAGGTTATTGAACTTCCAATTAAGCATCCTGAATTATTCGAGTCTCTTGGAATTGCTCAACCAAAGGTATTAAAATGACAGTAAGCTAATGTATCCAATGATTAAGCTTTTTTCCTGGACTTCATTTTCACTAACTCTCTTGCTGTCTAATGATGATAGGGTGTTCTTTTGTATGGGCCACCTGGTACTGGAAAGACTCTATTAGCTAGGGCTGTAGCCCATCATACTGACTGTACTTTCATTAGGGTTTCTGGCTCCGAATTGGTTCAAAAATACATTGGTGAAGGATCTAGAATGGTCAGAGAACTTTTTGTCATGGCAAGGTTTGTGTCCTTTCTTCCCTTTCTTTCTCTTCTGGAAGTTCTCTAATTGGTTTTATTTCAGTGGTCAGgtttttaatatcaattattgtccacttttatttattattggtATTGCTTATTATAGACATTTGGTCTGAcctttaataataaaaacaaaataggAAAAGTGGCTATGTTATCTTAATTGAGTTCGTAAAATCAGCTGCCTACAATGTTAGTATGAGATGAAAGAGAATGTACATTATATGTGTAGCTTTGTGGAGATTTGAGAACTTATGATGACTGAATTACACATTTCTTCTTTTGAATGTCTTGGCTGTAGCCTAATCTGAAATCACTGTGGTGTCTGCTCTTATGTTGTAGTGGAGAAAACTTATTTCTTATATACTTCTGCTTAGCATTTCAGATCTTATACCCCTGGTGGTTTCTTGCTTTTTGGTTTTGCTGCAGGGAACATGCTCCATCCATCATTTTCATGGATGAAATTGACAGTATTGGATCTGCTAGAATGGAATCTGGGAGTGGAAATGGTGACAGTGAGGTCCAGCGGACTATGCTGGAGCTTCTCAATCAGCTGGATGGATTTGAAGCTTCAAACAAGATCAAGGTACTATCCATACCTGCAAAAAAGACTGTAGAAACATTAGTTCTGGTACAGTTCGTATTGCTTATTACCAATTGTGCATACACTGTTAACAGGTTTTGATGGCAACTAATCGGATTGATATTCTGGATCAAGCTCTCCTTAGACCTGGACGGATTGACAGGAAAATAGAATTTCCAAATCCTAATGAAGATGTATGTTCGTTTTatttctctccctctctcttttTCATCTGGATCTGGAGATAGCAAAACCTTATCCATCCCAATGGGGAACCTGCCCCCCCGACCTTAATCCAGCAGGGATCCTGTCCCTTCAATGGGTGATGAGGATCCCTCTCCCAATCCCCACCTTGATTTTTGTGTTAATATAAGAATAGATTTTTATTATAAGTTTAAATACATGAATATGAAAAAATTGTTTCGATGGTGACACAAAtccaacccccccccccccccccccaaaaaaaaacacACTCAACCCCCCAACTTGTTGCCATCCCTTGCTTGCTCAAAAAAGTAACATGCTGACTGATAAATATGCAGTCTCGTCTCGATATCTTGAAAATCCATTCAAGAAGAATGAATTTAATGCGTGGGATTGATTTAAAGAAGATTGCGGAGAAGATGAATGGTGCATCTGGTGCGGAGCTCAAGGTATCATTCTTCCTTATATCAGTGAAATCTTCTTTATCCTCTTGCTTTTGACATTCTTGACTTTTGGCCTGTAATTGCTTTCTAAAAGGTATACCATCTCAATTTGTGATCTATTCATGTTAGATGCTGCATGGACAGCCACTTGCATATGCATATGATCCATGGTGTAAATCTACTCCTTGAGTTTCTATCCATTGGGTTGTGCCTGTTGCATATATTCTGCGGCTTTAACAAAATAGTGCAATATGCAAGTTCAATAAGGTCTTATTTAAAGAGAGATGAAACAGGATAGAAGAGAGGTTCTTTGTCAGATAGTCTGACAAAGTGAGGAGGGGTGAAAGTGAGAGATAAGTATAAtgttttatatatacatatacaaaaCAATAATCGACTGCAATCCCATGCATGTTTGAACTTGtgcaaatatatgaaaaatgatTCTTCTTCTACTTATCAGAACCACTGCTTTTATTAAGACACCTTGCTTTCCACAAAAATGATTTTGTTATATGCCCTTGACCAAATTTAGGGGGAAGTATTTACGCAAAACAGTTTTGTAGCATATAGTTAAGAGATCAGAAAGTGGCATCAAACTTCTTTTCTATGTCTATGGGTTGAAGTGTCCTTGATTCTTGTTATGCTTCCATAGGCTGTGTGCACGGAGGCAGGAATGTTTGCCCTAAGGGAGAGGCGGGTCCATGTAACACAAGAAGATTTTGAGATGGCAGTAGCAAAGGTCATGAAGAAGGAGACAGAGAAGAACATGTCATTGCGCAAGCTttggaaataaataaataaaatccatattttaatattttggttTTCTGAATCAACCAATGGGAACACGAAGAAGAGGAATCAAATAGTTTATCCATTGGATTTGATTTTTCCTGCTTGGACTTGGGATCATGCATGTGCTTTCTATTCAAAGGGTGGAGGGACTCTACTAAAGACATCATATATTCATGGTCAAGGGGCCCTGTAGTCTGTAAGACACACAGTTGGTGTCCTCTGTGTTTTAAACAGAAGCCCTGGCCTGTAATTGTAGGTTTACTTCTCTTTGTAATTCCGAGTATTACTTCTCTTGATTTGGTTCCTACACTTCTCGTATATTTACTTCTCCAAGGAAAACTCAACTTCCATTCTTTGCCTTTTTCCCGCTTGTATGTTTCATCTTTCAATTGAAGGGCTTTCTTTCTCCACTTTCATTATTTAAGGAGTTTTTGATAAATAAAGCAAGCGAGAAATGGCTTCGAGAAGGATGATTATTGCTGCTCTTCGTGCAGAAAATAGGATTTGTGGCTGTCAAATACGCATTGGGATTGATCAAAAGAATGGAAAGTACTTGGCCTAAGCTCTGTTTATGCGAACTCAATTGTGAAAATGGCGCTTGATTTTGATATCGGTAGGTCTTATGTTTATGAAAAGGAAAAGCatataagattatttttatttaatttattaagtaaAAATTATGATACTCTATCcacaattaaaaataagaaactaagaaaaaagaaataaaatattcataatactTCATCCTTGTAAAAATatgcttattttaatttttcatgtgttttaaaatatattttcctttttatgttagtttatttattagcttgttaatatacttttatttgatatatattgaaaaagaaaattattagtttgaaaaataatttaataatgggTGAATGGTATGTTAGCAAAAACAATATGAAATTGATtgctttaattatattaaagattttccttttcttttaaaatatactTATCCTTATGGAAAAGAGGAGTATTACTTTTCTCACACCTTttcatgagaaaaaaaaaatagtgtgGAAAGAATATTATTAATACTTTGTGTCTCTAATTTCTTGTTTAACATATTAATTCTatcaaatgaataaatgaaaaatactcgattgaaatttttatatactatttttaaaGATGcacaatttttatataatattataaaaataaaaaaatactctctcctataatttttatttattttaaaattattatttattttttttatacataatcaacatataaattgactattataattttattttatcttaaaaataacttcttattattaaaatattttttaatatttaataaaatttaatatttttaaaaagatattgctaaaaagttaataaaacaaattatttttttaatttatataaaaaataaagtgataaaaattataaaataaaaaaataataaattgaaaataaaattctgaTACGTAACCATCTTGAGAATTAAAGTAAATGATCCCTAATGAATAGTGCACAGTATGTTTGAAAATTGGGCCCTTCAATTAATGAAGGATTCCTTTCAGATTAGCACATGCTTCACTTTATATACGTTTGAAAACTCCTCCCCTTCATTTAAGCCTTTCAATTTTACGGACAAGATAAGGAGATTTCCATTGCCATCCATCGCTATGTTTGGATTGACAGTATGAATCTtattaaactgaaaaatcaTTGTGTGGATACTGATACTATGAATCATCTCTGTATTATAATCATTCTATCTATTTAGATGTTtccatcttttatttttatttttttaattaaaattataaaaaaaattgagatagtaaaatttaagaattctgaaatttattcagatgcaGATGTTGAATTTATGTTAAATACGTTtagtttttttcttaaattaatatttatttggacggtcaaataataaataaaaattatattaagtaGCACCTAAACAACGTGCTTGCACATGCTATATATTCAAGGATTCAACTATGGCCTCTCCAtcgaaattaattgaaaaaaaaaattgtttaaacCTTTTTTTATAGAATGAATAATGATTGGTTATAGGTAGCTAGCCAATGCATTTCAGAATTAAGCAACTCCTACCAAATAATATTGAATTTCGAAAGGAAGAACTACATCAAAAAGTcaaacttattattattaattttcccATTcactcaaataattttaaaatataaaaaatattattaatttaaattttaaaggttGAATTATTTTTGGCAGTTAAACTGTccctaataattttaaattttgattataattacttaaaattatagtatataATTTTTGGCATATATCGGTTATCCTACTACTGGCTGTTATGGTGGACTAACAAATGCATCATCCCCTATGTCATACATGTACTTGTAGGTCTTGTTTAATTTaggttaatttaatttaaatttttataaagtgttaaaattatatttatttagtaatataatttttttaatttaatattaagaaataaaatatattgattatATTAGTTAAATCgtgtgaaaatataaataagtttattttattgtatgTCATTTCTTTCTTGTCGACAAGGGTAATTCCGCATCAGTCGCCAACATGGGATCTATCAAAGCCGACTATTCAATACTTTACGTTTCTGAATAAACTATTCAATTAGGGTATTCTTTTgacttattttaaataaaatctaaattaccaaacttaatatttttttaaataaattctttacTACATATACATCCATCAATAGCAAGTCCTCGTGTTAGccaaaaatttttgaaaaacaaaCAACCAAACATGCTCTGTATTACCCCATCTCGTCTCCTTCCATGGCGATCTCTATTCTTCTTATTATTAGTAATCTCACggcttctctcttcttctcatgGTGATGTCGGCACTGCTGCCCAGTATAGCCCTCCTTATTTACGTAAGTACTGTTTAACCCGCGGCCACCACACCGCCACTTCACACTTTCTTCTCATTTACATTGTCTTTGCTGTATAGCCACCACCTGCTACGGCAACGATCCATCGCAGTTTCCTTCCAATAATTTGTTCGCGGCGGCCGGCGATGGAATATGGGACAATGGAGCATCCTGTGGGAGAGAGTACTTGGTCAGGTGCATTAGTGCCTCGGTTGCTGGTTCTTGCAAACCTGGTCAAACCATTCAAGTAAAGATCGTTGATTATGCTCTTTCAACGCCTACTCCACCGTCGGCTCGGGGCACGACCATTGTCTTGTCGGAAACTGCCTTTGGGAGTATCGCCAATTCATCGGCTACTTCCATCAATATAGAATTTCAACAGTAATTTCTATATTCTCCCtctaatataattttctttatattatcTTCGGCTGTAGGACTaataatgaaatatatatttttgcaGAGTatgacagagagagagagagagagagagagagagtgggaGGAAAGAAGATGAACGAGGCGGGGGGAAGGGAAGGGATGGGGATGGGAGGAGAAAGAGTTAATCTGCGGGTGAAGTTGACAAGTCAAAATTTGTTTCTAGATAGGTTACTGAAATTTGtaataaagtaaaatattttatttgtgatagataataattattaattaattaataaaattgaggAGGAAGAGAATATTTCAAAGGCAGATCATGGTTTGATGAGAAAGCTCAAGTTGGATATAGATGGTTTTCGAAGCTTCTGAATTGTGATACTCAATCCAATAGGcctaattttattgtttttctaccattattttattttatattgttaaTTTATGCTGGAATTAAAAGTTATGCAAGAAAATTTTCGTATCATTTCGAGTTTAACTTTGTAAATCAAACGTTAGACGAGGCAAAAGCATAtccatttattaataattaactattattttaagaaaataaaagaatatttattaaatatagagaaaatataaattaaaagtacAAATTCCATATTTCTATGCACTTGATAAATATATCGGAATAAACAAAGAgattatagattttattttcacaattttaaatttttattttttaaaaaaattatatttctataatttttaattgaaagataAGATTATATTCATGAGAGGGCTCAAATCCGATAATAAGATGCCTACACAGAAACCCAGACCCAAAAAACATATAAAGTCCAGCCTCGAGTACCAACCCAATTCACTAACTCAACCAGAAGAAGATTTTGGATCTTTCTCCCTTGCTGCTAACTCTTCACCGGACATCAGGGAACAATGCAAAAGGACCTTCAACAGCTCCTTCATTTCAGTATTCCAAAGAGCATAGAAGACAATTTAAGAACAGTGATTTCAATCAAACTAGCAAACTCAGAAGAAGAGGTTTTACCCAAAAAGGAAGATTCACCAATCGAGTCCAAAGGCTGAAGTAAATAATAAACGCTCCAGCCATACCTTCCACTAATTTTTGGTTTGACTGAGCCTAGGAAAACAGAGTAGCCTGCCAGATTCCAACCTTCTATAGCCTAGCCAAGGAGTGAGATCGCACGACGAGAGATAAGCAAATAGATGCATCACAACCAGAATAGTGTGATGGTCAGAGGTCCTACACTAACCAGCTGAGAATCATCAATCACAGCCTATCACCTGATAtttattaaggataaagactaactataacagttttatctatttttagtatttgagttatagctatatacttatcttgtatttagttagttgtagacttgtattatataagtttctgtaatacgttcagtaaataatacaaaaacccttttctctatatggtatcagagccgcaatctgctctcacgagttttctgatccaattttcttaaattttaatcaatggCTTCGTCATCTATTACTGTTATTCAATTAAATGCTCCAACGCATTTTCCTATTAAATATACTCAGGAGAATTTTCCTGTTTGGAGAAAACAGATTCAATCAACCTTAATTGGTCTTGATTtacttgattttattgatggttCACGGGTTGCACCATCACAATTTCTTTCTGAAAAAGACAAAACAGCCAACCCAGCTTTCGCCTTATGGTTTCGACAAGATCAAATCTTGATCAGTGCTCTTTTAGGAAGTTGTTCCGATACTATTCAACCCTTGATTTCTTCAGCCAATACTGCCAAAGAAGCATGGGATCGGCTTCACCAGAGTTTTGCTAATGTTTCTCGTTCTAGAATTTTGTCCTTAAAGACTAAATTAGCACAGAACTCTAAGGGAACCAAACCGATTGTTGTTTTTCTCAATGAGATGAGGGCTATTGCAGATGAGCTTGCTCTTACCCAGAATCCGGTGAGTGATGatgatttaattgtttatattatcaCGCGATTGGGAGATGATTACAGTCCCATAGTTGCTGCATTAAAAGTTCGTGAAACCCCAATAACCTTTTCTGATCTCTTTGAAAAACTTACTGATCATGAACGATTCTTACAAGAAAAAGATTCCACAACTGTTTCAGCTACGTCACAAGTGATTGCTACTGTCAATTACACTCAACGTTCTAGAGGGCGTTCACAAAATCAGAATGGCAATTATAATCGATCTCCACAAAACTACAATTATTCTGGAAATCAACGTGGTGGTCGTGGTTCTTACTCTGGTGGTCGAGGTCGCGGTTCTTATCGACCTAATGTGGTATGTCAATTTTGTGAATATACTGGGCATACTACTGCTAAATGTCGCAAATTGGCTCGCTTTTTTAAGGAGAATAATATGTCTTTGAAGACTGATACCTCTCATTCTTTAGCACCGATACCTGCAGTTAATGTTACTTCTGCTATGGCTGCTTCTTCTCCACAACAATGGTTGTTTGATAGCGGAGCTTCTCATCATGTTGTGTCGAATCCAGCTTCTTTGCAAAGCTATTCTGACTAT encodes:
- the LOC110600621 gene encoding putative EG45-like domain containing protein 1 isoform X2, which gives rise to MALDFDIATTCYGNDPSQFPSNNLFAAAGDGIWDNGASCGREYLVRCISASVAGSCKPGQTIQVKIVDYALSTPTPPSARGTTIVLSETAFGSIANSSATSINIEFQQV
- the LOC110600621 gene encoding EG45-like domain containing protein isoform X1, producing the protein MLCITPSRLLPWRSLFFLLLVISRLLSSSHGDVGTAAQYSPPYLPTTCYGNDPSQFPSNNLFAAAGDGIWDNGASCGREYLVRCISASVAGSCKPGQTIQVKIVDYALSTPTPPSARGTTIVLSETAFGSIANSSATSINIEFQQV
- the LOC110600620 gene encoding 26S proteasome regulatory subunit 8 homolog A; this translates as MATVGVEMKQPESIMVDETCSAKAAGKQGEGLRQYYLQHIHELQLQVRQKTHNLNRLEAQRNELNSRVRMLREELQLLQEPGSYVGEVVKVMGKNKVLVKVHPEGKYVVDIDKNIDITKITPSTRVALRNDSYVLHLILPSKVDPLVNLMKVEKVPDSTYDMIGGLDQQIKEIKEVIELPIKHPELFESLGIAQPKGVLLYGPPGTGKTLLARAVAHHTDCTFIRVSGSELVQKYIGEGSRMVRELFVMAREHAPSIIFMDEIDSIGSARMESGSGNGDSEVQRTMLELLNQLDGFEASNKIKVLMATNRIDILDQALLRPGRIDRKIEFPNPNEDSRLDILKIHSRRMNLMRGIDLKKIAEKMNGASGAELKAVCTEAGMFALRERRVHVTQEDFEMAVAKVMKKETEKNMSLRKLWK